AGGCAGTATGTTCGACGACATCTTTTCAACCATCAATAATGAGTCTGGCTGGGATGAGACTATGGCTATAGATGAATTTGCTACAGAGGGAACACTCCCGCCAGAGATGGAACTGTCAGAGTTAGAAAGTAACTGGAGTGAAAGTTTAGATACCGATGCTGCTAATGAATTAGCAACAGATACAGCTAACCAGTCAGAAAACAAGAGTGATGAGGATGTAAGTCTTAACACCGAGGTGACTGATGAATCCGCAACCACAATAACCCACCAGCAAGATATGGAATCGCCAGAGGTTGAGAGTGAATTGAGCGTAGGTCAAGAGACCGAGTTAACAAATCAATCTGCATATGACTCTTGGCAAGAACCCGCCTTTAAGCTGCCAGTTGAGCATCTGTCAAATCCTGAGAGTACTACCTCAGACAGGGAGTCTCCAGAACTGTGGATGAGTGATGAGCTTTTGAATAAGCTACAAGAACTTGACTCTATGGAATGGTATCACCATCGCACGAATTGGACTCCGGATGAACTCTTCAACGGTGTAGGTGAGCCACATCTAGATGCTCAATTTTGGCAGCCACAAACTGATGCGGCTTCCTGCGCTGTAGTTACCCAACTTGAAGTCTGCGAATCGCTCAAGGGAGTTAAATTGCCGAAAGATGCAACCTGCGAGTTCGCTGAAGCTAATGGCTGGTATGACCCTAGCACAGGTACGCAACAGGACGCTCTAGGTAAAGTCTTAGAAGCATATGGGGTGGAGACAGAGCAGACTTATGACGCGACTTTGGTTGATATTGCTGATGCCTTAGAGCGAGGTGACAAAGTGATTGTTGCTCTTGATGGCAATGAAATTTGGAACCCCCTAAGGGATGCATCAACAGGTATGCCGATTGAACAAGTGGACGCTGGTCACGCAGTCTGGGTTACCGGCATTCACCAGAGTCAAGATGGATCAATAAAAATCCTCCTCAATGACAGTCTCACAACCGACGGTCGAATGAAGGTTGTCGATGCCTTAGATTTTCTCAATGCTTGGCGTGATTTTGGCAACCATCTGGTCATAGCACAAGCCCCTATGAAGTGAACAATCCTGTAGCAGGAGCATCAGAAATGACGATTGATAGAGATTTACTAAGCCAACTTTCGGTTCGATCAATCCCAGAACCTATGGGAGTTGAAGCTTTAATCCGTGGCATTCATCGTAGCCCTGGTTTACGAGAGTGGGTCACATTGGAATCAGTAGCGCTAGCGCCAGTACCAGTGAAGCGTGGGAAGCGTTGGCGAATTCTCACTTTATTGGCAGTTCCTATACAGCTTGAGAATAGGTCAGCAGGGTTAAATCCTCCTTGGGGAGCGATAGAATGGGTTTGGCCAGAGCAAGTAGTGGCTCAAACAATTAACTTACTCTGGTATGAAGAAACAGCGGCATTACGACAGTCTGGAGTCATTACTGCTAGTCCGGCTGATACTAATGTCACATTGGGGATACCAGAGCAGACTCGTCGTGAAAATGCTCTATTCCTAGTACTCGATCAGTTTCTCTCATCAAATCCCAACCAGCAAGCTCATCTTTCTAGTCTAGCTCCACACTATGCCGGACTTCTGCCAGAGGAAGTCTATCCCTATTACTGGGCTTTGATTCCTACCAGTAAACAATGGTTGCGCCCTGATGTGTCAGCTTTTGTATTGACTTATTCTCAGTCGAGTAGTGAGTCATTGACACAAAACCAGAAGGCAGAGGTTTCAGTCCCTGCTAAATTAGTAGTGGAAGAACCATCTTTCCAGGAGTCCATCACCCCACTTCTGGAATTAACCCCTCCCACTGATTTAACTAAACAGGTAGAGTCTTGGCTCCACCAAGGTCTGATGCTAGCGGAAGCCCGAGAACTGCAAGAGGTTGTTACTGATCTTCAAGCTTTGGATAGTCGGCTACGTTTGCCTGGTTTCCGACTGGCGTTCGTTGGCGAATTCAGCCGTGGTAAAAGCACTTTGATTAACCGTCTGTTGGAGCAGCCACTCCTACCAGTTGGCAACTTGCCTACAACTGCTACTCTCATCTCAATTGTGCCAGGGTTAGAAGACAGTATGGAAGTGCGTTTTCCTCAAAGGCTCCCGGAGGTGCGACCCCTACAGGAAGACTCATGGCAGGACTTGCTGATTCCTGAGGCAACAGCTAAAAATCAAGATGTCTTGGCGCAAGTGCGGCTGACTTTGAATAACCCGTGGTTGCAAAAGATTGATGTTGAGTTGATTGACACACCAGGAGCGGGAGACCTTACTAGTCGTCGTGCAGCTCAAGTATTTAGTTTGCTCAGTCAGTGTGACGCAGCGGTAATGTTGGTCAGTGGCACTCTGCCTCTCAGTCTGACGGAAGTGGCTTTTCTAGAGCAAGAGGTGATTGGGCGTAATGTGCCTCGTGTTCTAGTTGTTGTTTCTAAACTCGATACTATCTCTGAGGAGGAAAGAATCAGTGTCCTTGCAGATATTCGCGAACGGGTTGCCCGAGTCTCGGCAAAAATTCCCGTTTTGCCCTTGCATCCAGTTGATAAGGCGAGATCAGAGGCACGGGCATTGGAAGCTGTACAAACTCAAATTGAAATGATGGTGGTTAAAGGAGAGCGCAGGGTTTGGCGTAGCCGACAAGTAGCTGGTCAACTGGTGCAGCGTCTTAAGCAATTGATAGAAATTGGAAAAGCAAAGATTGCTATTGCTCAAATGGGTATTGCCGAAAAAGAGAAGGCTTCACAGCAGGCACAAGCAGCAATGCAGGAGGCTCAATTGGGTTGGGAGCAAATTCGGCTAAACCTAGAGCAGCGACGCCTACAGTGCTACAAAAACCTACAATCAAGAATTGTCAGTGCTAAAACAGATTTATTGGAGCTTCTCACCTTTGAACTAAAAAAGACACCCAATCCAAAAACTTGGTGGGAGCAAGACTTTCCTTTCCGTCTTCGGCGAGAATTAGTTGTTCTTAGTCGAAAACTAGAAAATTTACTGATGAAAGTGCTTGCTCAAGACATAGAGTGGCTTCAAGAGGAGGTATCAAGAAATTTCCCTACTCAAAGCTATCGAACCACTGTTGATGCTTCAGCGACCCAAGAAATTTTGCCTAGTTTTCGAGATTTATCCCTGGCCGATGTACGACAGTATCGATTATTGACAAGAATTGGTAGCAGTGCTGCAATGATTGGCAGCTATGTTCTCGGTGGACCTATTGGCATCGTTACCAGTACTGTAGTCTGGATTTTAGGAGAACAAATCATTAATAAAGAAGTTGAGGAACAAAGGAATTTGTTAACTCAAGAACTGCGATGTGTTATTGATAAAGCTATTGATGAATACTGTCGAGGCATTGGCGAATCTCTGCGCCAGTTATATAACCAACTTTCTGAAGAGACCAAACAAGAGCAAATAGTGTGGCAGCAGTCCAAAACTCTGGCAATTCAAACTAACGGAGTTCATCAGGATGAACAAGTGTGGGAGCAGATGATTAACGATGCTTTTAACCTGAAAACTGAGATTATCCAAGCCTTGAAAAAATAAGTTGATTTAGATGAGGACACTCCAATGAATAGTTCAGTTAACCAGCAGCAATACGAATATTTTCAGGAAAAGCGCAAAATCATTGAATCTCTAATAGAGAAGCAATTAGTGCTTTTCAGTTCTCTCAACATGACGGGCTGGAAGGATACACTTCATTCGTTACAAGAACGAGTTCTTGCTGATAATTTTAAGGTGCTAGTACTGGGAGAATTTAAACGCGGTAAGAGTACCTTTATTAATGCTCTACTTGGAGATGAAATTTTGCCAGCTTATGCTAAACCTTGCACGGCAATTATTAACGAAGTTAAATGGGGAGAATTTCCAAGAGCTTTACTTCACTATGAGCAGTCTAAAGATGGTTCACAGCTTCCGCCTAAACCCGTTTCTATAAAAGAAATTGAGCAGTATGTCGTGATTCAAGACGGTCTGAATGAAAAAGAAGCTATTCATAGTAATCCTTATGAAAAAATTGAGCTATTTTGGCCTCTAGTTCTCTGTCGAAATGGGGTAGAAATTATTGACTCTCCAGGTCTTAATGAAAATGAGATTCGTCAAAAAATTACGACGGATTATTTGTCCAGAGTTGATGCCATCCTTTTTGTCCTTTCCTGTGAAGCCCTAGCCTCGTCGTCTGAACTGAATTTTATTGACAATACCTTAAGAAGTACAGGACATGAGGACATCTTTTTCATTTGCAATCGGTTCAATATGATTCGGCGCAAGGAACGAGAAAGTATCAAAGACTATGCGTTTGCTAAGTTAGCACCACGTACCCAACGGGGTTCTGATAGAGTATTTTTCATTGATTCTCTTGATGCTCTAGAAGGACGTCTTGATGGTGATGAACAACGAGTTGCAAGCTCAGGTATATCCCAAGTCGAGGGCGAACTAGCCAAATTTTTAACTACCGAAAAAGGAAGAGTAAAGCTACTACGACCAGCAATGGAACTGAGAGGAGGAATTCGCGAGGCACGGCGACTAATTCCTGAACGAGAAGCTTTACTAAGAACAGATCTCAATACTCTTGAAAGGCGGTATGCGGAAGCTCAGGAACCACTAAGACAACTAGAAATTCAACGGCAGCAAATTGTTACCCGAATCTATAATTTTCTGGAAGACACGAAGCTCTCTGTTAAAGACCAAGCTATAAGTTTCTATCGTGAACTGACTGACCAAAAAATTCCCGAGTGGGCTAATAACTATACTATTCAACAGCCAGTGGAGTTTTTCAAACTAGAGTTTATGACCAAGCAGATAGAAAGGGTAGTTACGGAAGTAACAGAATATCTTTCTGCTCAAATCGAAGGGGAATTAGCCAATTGGCAACGCTCACAGCTACAACCCTTAATCACTCGCCGCCTAGAAAGTCTCATGACTGAACTCGATGCCAAGGCGCAGGACTTTGTTCGTAAACTGGACGATTTGCGCTTACAGGTTAGCGGAACTTCTGTATCCACCACAGACGTTGAGTCGGGAAAGAAGGTTTCTGCTATCGAGCGACTGCTAGCTGCTGCTGGTGGATACATCATTGGTGGTTTGGGTTCAGCCGCCCTCGGAGCTGTCTTTGGCTATGAGGAGATGCTCAAAAGTATCTTGCCACAACTAGCAATCGGTATTGCAACTGTCGTGCTAGTTGGTTTCAATCCTTGGGTACTCATTCCGGCGATGATGGCAGGCGGTATGATTCAAGGTATGTTCAAGATGAAATCAACTAACGAGAAAATTAAAAAAGTAGTTGTTCAAGAATATGTAAATCAAATCCGCCAATCAAGCTACCAACAATCTGATGAGATTGCTAATGCAGTTATTGCCCAGCTCAATGAAGTCAAAGATACTGTAGATCTGGGACTCGGCAAGGAAATCCAAAGCGTTCGAGACCAAGTGGAATCAGTCTTTACTGAAAAGCAAAAAGGACAGGCAAATGTAGATCAAAAATTACAACAGTTGCAGTCAATTTATCAAGAATTAAATTTAGTGGAGAGTCAGCTAGATGAACTGATTAATAGCTTGATTATCTAGTGCTATTGCAACGAAATGGAGTGGGAAATGAGAAGCTAAGCTGTTCGGCATTTAAACCTTAATATCAATAATGGCGCAATCCTTGTAGTGCGAGCATCTTGCTCGCTACTAATACCCAATTTAAATGCATGACAGCTTATCAACGAATGGCTAACTGAACTGGTAGCTCAGGATCGCTAAAGGTTGCAACTTGCAACGCGCAAGAAAAGGGTTATCAGCCAACAGTTGCCCCTAGAATGGAATCGACGCCAAAGGGGAATTGAAGACCCACAAGGAAGATGCCCTGCCGGAGCAGAATGCTTGAATGTGAGGTCAGGGTAGAACAACCATCTGATTTCATTATCGTCTCCTTTCAAGCGCCATCCAACACGCTCACCAAAGAGGCAATAGGTTTCCCAGTTGGAGTCTGGGGTTCCCCCTACACTTTCCCAAATACACTTCTGTACACTAAAACCAAAGTGTCCTTTGGAGTATTTTACCCAAAGCTGGTCGATGGTACGCAGGTCTTGACATGGGAATTTATTGATGGATTCTAGGTCAAGCCAACCTTTCTTTCCTCGACTGGCAGCTTTGAGCATAACTCTTTCTGTTTCTTGGTCAGCTTCTTTCCACATCTTTGCTTCTAGCCAGCCACGCAGTCTAGTGTAATCTATCTCCCGCTCAGAACACAGCTTAACTTCAGACTCAATCCGTACCAATCGCTCGGCAAAATTTTTTAAATCCAGGTTGCCAGGTTTTGCTTCACAGGCTTTTTTGATCAGTTCTGGTACTCTCTCTTTAGATTCTGCCCAAGCTATTAACTGAAAGATTATCTCAGATAAATTACCATTGCTGGCGATAGTATGTAAATTTTCGTCTAACTTAAAGCGAACCATCCGCTCCAATTCAGAAGGCGTGTGGAAAGCGCTCTCAAGGACTTTTTGTAACTCTTCGTATTGTTTACCACTTAGTTTCATCGCTTATTGTTTGACGCTTCCTCCGCTCTCACTCGTCGCGTCCTAAAAGGAAGCAACATTGTGGCTCGCCTTACCCCAGACGTATATACAGCACTTTCTAACACGGTGTAGTACAGTAACGAGTCAGACAGCGCGGTTCTACTCTTGGAAAGGCTGTATCACATCGAGTCTGAAAACACTATATAAGTACTTAGTTTACAGTTTCTGTTCGCCTAAGAAGTTCCTAACACCTCGCTTTTCCAGGAGCGCTAAAATCGCCTTGAAGGGGGTTCCTGCATTATAGGTGGGGTTTGAAAAATCAGGATCACCACTATGATGTAGCGCAACTAATTCCCAATTGCTATTAAAGCAGGGTGATCCCGACGAACCTGGTAGCGTATTAGTCTTGTAGGTAACGGTTGTACCATTCTCGTTGAGTCCGATAACTGCATCCGTATCAATCCCAAGTTTCAGCGGCTCCGCTTTCGGATGCTGTACGATGAACAGTGGAGTGCCAATAAGGAAATCATGTGCTTCAGTAGGTGTCTCAATCCACCCGCGCTGGGGGGCTTCTGGTTCAGCTTTTCTCCCAATTGGCTCATAGCCAGGGGAACCATCTATCTTGAGCAGTGCATAATCTAGT
The nucleotide sequence above comes from Coleofasciculus chthonoplastes PCC 7420. Encoded proteins:
- a CDS encoding dynamin family protein, giving the protein MTIDRDLLSQLSVRSIPEPMGVEALIRGIHRSPGLREWVTLESVALAPVPVKRGKRWRILTLLAVPIQLENRSAGLNPPWGAIEWVWPEQVVAQTINLLWYEETAALRQSGVITASPADTNVTLGIPEQTRRENALFLVLDQFLSSNPNQQAHLSSLAPHYAGLLPEEVYPYYWALIPTSKQWLRPDVSAFVLTYSQSSSESLTQNQKAEVSVPAKLVVEEPSFQESITPLLELTPPTDLTKQVESWLHQGLMLAEARELQEVVTDLQALDSRLRLPGFRLAFVGEFSRGKSTLINRLLEQPLLPVGNLPTTATLISIVPGLEDSMEVRFPQRLPEVRPLQEDSWQDLLIPEATAKNQDVLAQVRLTLNNPWLQKIDVELIDTPGAGDLTSRRAAQVFSLLSQCDAAVMLVSGTLPLSLTEVAFLEQEVIGRNVPRVLVVVSKLDTISEEERISVLADIRERVARVSAKIPVLPLHPVDKARSEARALEAVQTQIEMMVVKGERRVWRSRQVAGQLVQRLKQLIEIGKAKIAIAQMGIAEKEKASQQAQAAMQEAQLGWEQIRLNLEQRRLQCYKNLQSRIVSAKTDLLELLTFELKKTPNPKTWWEQDFPFRLRRELVVLSRKLENLLMKVLAQDIEWLQEEVSRNFPTQSYRTTVDASATQEILPSFRDLSLADVRQYRLLTRIGSSAAMIGSYVLGGPIGIVTSTVVWILGEQIINKEVEEQRNLLTQELRCVIDKAIDEYCRGIGESLRQLYNQLSEETKQEQIVWQQSKTLAIQTNGVHQDEQVWEQMINDAFNLKTEIIQALKK
- a CDS encoding dynamin family protein, encoding MNSSVNQQQYEYFQEKRKIIESLIEKQLVLFSSLNMTGWKDTLHSLQERVLADNFKVLVLGEFKRGKSTFINALLGDEILPAYAKPCTAIINEVKWGEFPRALLHYEQSKDGSQLPPKPVSIKEIEQYVVIQDGLNEKEAIHSNPYEKIELFWPLVLCRNGVEIIDSPGLNENEIRQKITTDYLSRVDAILFVLSCEALASSSELNFIDNTLRSTGHEDIFFICNRFNMIRRKERESIKDYAFAKLAPRTQRGSDRVFFIDSLDALEGRLDGDEQRVASSGISQVEGELAKFLTTEKGRVKLLRPAMELRGGIREARRLIPEREALLRTDLNTLERRYAEAQEPLRQLEIQRQQIVTRIYNFLEDTKLSVKDQAISFYRELTDQKIPEWANNYTIQQPVEFFKLEFMTKQIERVVTEVTEYLSAQIEGELANWQRSQLQPLITRRLESLMTELDAKAQDFVRKLDDLRLQVSGTSVSTTDVESGKKVSAIERLLAAAGGYIIGGLGSAALGAVFGYEEMLKSILPQLAIGIATVVLVGFNPWVLIPAMMAGGMIQGMFKMKSTNEKIKKVVVQEYVNQIRQSSYQQSDEIANAVIAQLNEVKDTVDLGLGKEIQSVRDQVESVFTEKQKGQANVDQKLQQLQSIYQELNLVESQLDELINSLII
- a CDS encoding GUN4 domain-containing protein, which gives rise to MKLSGKQYEELQKVLESAFHTPSELERMVRFKLDENLHTIASNGNLSEIIFQLIAWAESKERVPELIKKACEAKPGNLDLKNFAERLVRIESEVKLCSEREIDYTRLRGWLEAKMWKEADQETERVMLKAASRGKKGWLDLESINKFPCQDLRTIDQLWVKYSKGHFGFSVQKCIWESVGGTPDSNWETYCLFGERVGWRLKGDDNEIRWLFYPDLTFKHSAPAGHLPCGSSIPLWRRFHSRGNCWLITLFLRVASCNL